AGAGCCACAGACTCCTCTGTTCTTTTTTCGAAGAGCATTTTCGAACCTGtaatttcaaagtttgataTATAAACAACGCTTCTACTactaattataaattaataggttatatatatataattttttttaatgctatgttcctttaatttcttgtttacatttgtatgtatGTGCTATTGTACTACATATGGAAATGATTTTCACATACataatgtatctccctcatgcataGCTTTGATTCATTGTGCGGGGACAtcttttttacagatttttggtGTTACAATACTAACAAGTTATCACAATTTCTCTTCAGTGAATTTTGATAACTGCCGATGACTTCCTATGGTAAAGAAAAGAAGACGGAGGAAAAGTAGTACTAGGTCTGTCATTTCAGGCATGTTCGGTGTGAGATTAGGCTCCGAATTGAAGACCGTAATttgattgtttacttttacaaactgtgacttgtatagagagttgtctcattggcagtcgtACCACATATACCTATATCTAATAATAACCTGTTACCTCAAACATGTAGTATCCATGATATTGACGCTATGACAACACTTACACTTAtcttcatttaatttgtttggaggaacaatatatatttaattataataatggGGTGTGAAATAACTTCAAGTGTATGTAAGTACTGTatctgtcttttgtttttatgtcaGTTGTTTTTTTGAGTTTgtgatttacattttttattgtttggtcTTCTGTTGTGACATTACACTACTGTCTGAAGTCGAAAGAGGGCATGTTTAATGCTAACACAGTTTTTATTTGACTATCCCACGTAAAAAGGCTGCAAGTAAGTGGTTGTCAGTGGTTGCTGTTTGTTATACTTGATTAGCTCGTTTAGGTATTGATAAGgccattgtttttgtttgatttatttcataGTATATCACTTCGGGGCCCTATATAACTGTCTATATGTTATATGTTTCTCTCACATTATTAAAAGCATTTACATTTAATTGGCAGAGGGTAATAAGTTGTACAATTGGCAAGAAtataaaatcttcaaatttGGGTAAAATCAATGTCAACTCTATtagtatttttaaacaaatcgcTATGCATTAGCAAGTAAAACCATGTTTACGAAACGTACTAGGTTATCAAACAATCAAACATCATAAATTATCATCTTTTATCAATATGCCGTATTTAAAGATGCATCTTAAGGAATTTCTGTCAGATGTTCGAACTTCTTGTTTTTTTCCTTCCGATACAGGGTAAAATAGTTTGCCCTTCAACACCCATTTTTTCTTTACCTAGACTGTAATagctcataaaattttatttaccGAAATTCAAGCAGATTCTTCAGTTGTTTTGTTTAGAACCTAATAATATCATGTAAAAGTAAAAGTCCGAATCAGCCTTCTCTCGACATTTGAAAAACAAGTTGTCTTAAATATAAGCTCCATAACattccaatatttttattttgctctTCTGGCTTATACCGTGTATACTATCAATGTTAAATtctagattttttaaagttttcataAGTATATTCTTGAACATTGTTAAAACCGATGTTTATTAGAAACACCTCTAAATAAAAAGATGCGAAAGTATCAATACAAGCTATAAGTAGACGAAACAACAACTATGGGAAATAGAAAAACGACAGGAGGGCAtacaacaatcaacattcaCTTCACGGAAACAACcccgaaaagaaaaaaacaattgattgaAAGCAGGCGCTCTGAAATAATAATCATTTACTAGCATATATTAACAATGATATATATCTCACATTAGGCAGTAATATCTATGCCAGCTGACAAAATTTGGACCTCCATGTGCAGAATATTCGGTGTCTCCCTGATGAACCAATGCAATCACATCATATTGGTTTGGTTTTACCGACTAAAACATACATCATTTGCAATTTAAATGGTTAAATGCTGACAGAAATATACTTTTAGAATTATCATTGAATTgtgtctatttgttttttatcaaccatttttaacataagaaaatgcctgtaccaagtcaggaatacgacagttgttatccattcgtttgatattttaacatttgtttataaCCTTTCCACTTTCCACTTTTATAGGAGTCaggtaattttgttatttaactcTGAAAACAAGAGAGAATGCAAACAGGTTGAacataattgaatattttaaagagGGAAGacttataataaattaaaacccCCTGAAATGGGGATGAAAGCTGAATAAAAAGCAGGATGATTTTACACTCGTgctaaaaattcagaaaatttacTACTGTGACAGTGTTAACGGAAGAGGGTTTCACCCTGTAGCGATGAATGCAGACTTTATGTTGAAATAAGCGGAAGTTCTAGATAGTTCACCTcatactttatatttttgattactTGAAAGAAATCTGTTTACAAAAAGTCCTTATGGGTCCAAACTCTGGCTACTATTATCATTAGAAGAACCTACGATCACGTCCAGGTTTTGGTTGACTTCTTGTTGTTTAGTCTTGTTTtctatttagtattttttttaacttgtcttgCCATGCCGGTCTTATTTCTTTCAAGGTTTGAAAGTTCCCTTAGGATTATTCACATGATTTTATTCGTTTCTTTTAGTCAAATTAATAGATAGAATTACGATTAATGATAGCTTCTTAAACTAAATGTTTATTCCGTAAAAGCGACatatttgtcaattaaaaaaaaaaggtagagGAAATCAATCTATGCAATAAAAAGGCAGTACATACATTATTCAGTCTCATTAAAAGTCCCTTTCTTAATAACCTTTTGCCTGAATTTTGGACTTTTTGGAGAAAACCCACTATTAATAAAACTATAACCTTTTGAGCAATTATAACAATAaggaaaagttttaattaacTATACAATAAGATTTTGATAAAGATATTTAGTATGGTTATtgagaaatttcaaaaactaagCTAGCAAAAGTGGAAAAAAATAGTTCATAGTTTtaaccttgacttcattttcggtttttgtaatatttgacATCAAATCAAAAGAACCAATGTATGGTTTGCCACTTACAAATGCACATACATCAAATCAAATACACAAAAGAGATATAATTCTCATATGGAGTCTATAATttgcatatataaaaattaatctCCATATTCTGAGGATGTAACAACCAAAAATAAgttgttgttatcttttatggGTGCGAACAATAGtgcaaacattttgtttttaaagataacaGTTCAGGCAAGCAATATTAGTCCCCTAACagtattaactttttaaaactatataccaaatGCCTAATGTGACATACAGGGCaataaaaagacagaaaaacacagaaagaataataataatcataaaaaagagttggaagatgaatttcatttcatcattacatgttcagaaattaataaaactaggatcaaaatgtttaatgaaatttcTAATATTGTCCCCTGTTTTAATTCCATGagtgaagaaaataaatttgattttatattttcctgcgaagaatgtgatattttacttatcattgtTAACTACATAAGTGAAATGTATAATGAGAGAAACAATTATAATGTCAATATATGAACTGTGTAAtgtatattataacatattttttgatacataagcataatattttaatacataacTTTAAAGAGGAGGCATGCTGtcaaaaatagtattataattaatactattaatctatgtttttgtttttctttcaatgctACATGTTTGTAGTGTAACTGTTTATTGACTatcgttttgtaattttaatatgcctgtttttttttttttttgttgggtattttagtaacaatcctattgtttggatttcaaactaataaaattcttattcttattcttattcttattaacaaattatatagGTTTATTTTATGTGCCGCCTATCAGAAGGGAAGATCTCTACAATGTCTGTATTTTTCACTTGTTTTCAAGGACATAAATGTTGTGACAGTAttggaatttgaaaaaaagtcaacaaaactttttttcatccAAGAAACTAAAAGCAACTGAGAATATTTTAGAtagttttagtttgaaaatgttgttttatgaCATTTTACTACGTTAAGAATTTGCGCACAGGCCTATTTTATATAAGGAACTATGATATTCAAAAGATATAGTTTACTAATGTCtcaattttgtgatttaataaaagaaattcatattaaaagaaaaagtatatctataaacaataaattatatcaatatgtatttatcatataaaatagTGCATTTATGAAGCTAATATTTTAAGTATGTAGAACAAGCGTTTTAAACTTACTTTATCGTCCTTCAATGATCTGACTGCGTCTAAGAAAGCTTCTCTTTCGTTTTCACTTAATGTTCGAATGTCTTTCCGTACGcgcaatttattttttcctttagATTGTCGTCTTAGCCGAATGTGTATTTCTCTCCCAATAGAATCTAACCAAGCAAAGGCATCCTTTCCTAGGCGTGTCCTGCTactatttttgtacatttgtcCTAAAAAAGATTCTAAACAGCTCGTCTGAACGTCATAGGCAGTGACATTTTTAGCAATTTGTGCAGAGTAGCATTCCTCTAACATTGGTGGAATTATGTCCTCCATAATAATTGCTGACGCCGGaataagaaacaacaaaaggaaataagacgccattatctgaaaaaaaaatgaaaacaaatctcaTAAATCGGCGATAGAATAcacatttgaatggtttttttcagttgtgcaaaataaatgttttgattgaaaaaaaaaattctctaatacagaaattatttcaaaaattagaaaacaaaatcCACTATACGAATTTACAAAGTGAATTCTTATGTGTCCATTTTTATCCCAGCATATATTCCAAAATACTAaagcatttatttttcattcaaacgTCTTTTTAATTCACCAGGAGAGGTGAGTTCTCTatagtttaatttaaaaaaaatcctcatgcGGATATaccttaaacattttaaaattttagataaagtttCCAACTGGAACTTTAAATTCCACGgatgtttattattgttttaaaaaaattacttttcaaatttgaaataaaaacaagaacacATCTGTGTCGTATTATACTCACCTTTATTCCAGGTTGTCTATTGACGGAAGTACCGACTGCAGCCTTTTATATAGTAAGAACTACTCGAAACGCAAGGTGGTCTTCTATGTGCATTTAATCGTCTAAAAAAATTGCATaacttattcttaaaaaaatatttataatttttgacatttttatgatATTCGAACCAGTAAGAAACATATAATATGGCAGGTACAAAGTAGGTTTATTAAGTATCCCGGATGCTGTCCAGGTGTAACAAACTGTTCATCTTGAGTTTAAatgtatgatgaaaaaaaataatatttatcaaatgtttcctgcttcttattttgaaaaacaacttcattttttttaattatagaaaTGGTTTAGGTAAAAATTCAAGGTTTCAACTACAAACGTGAGACAGGATTAATCAATTATTGCTAACcgtctacgtcatttgttcacGTGAGGCAGGATTACTCAATTATTGCTAACcttctacgtcatttgttcacGTGAGGCAGGATTACTCAATGATTGCTAACcttctacgtcatttgttcacGTAAGGCAGAATTAATCATTGCTTGCTAACtttctacgtcatttgttcatGTGAGGCAGGATTACTGAAGGATTTCTAATCTTTACGTCATTTGTTCACGTGAGGCAGACTTAATCATTGCTTGCTAACTTGCTACGTCATTTGTTCATGTGATGCAGGATTACTGAAGGATTTCTAATCTTTACGTCATTTGTTCACGTGAggcaggagtagattaccttagctgcatttggcacaactttttggaattttgggtcctcaatgctcttcaactttgtatttgtttggctttttaactattttgatttgagcgtcactgatgagtcttatgtagacgaaacgcgcgtctggcgtataaaattataatcctggtacttttgataactatctacaATTAATCATTGCTTGCTAACtttctacgtcatttgttcatGTGAGGCAGAATTACTGAAGGATTTCTAATCTTTACGTCATTTGTTCACGTGAGGCAGACTTAATCATTGCTTGCTAACTTGCTACGTCATTTGTTCATGTGAGGCAGAATTAATCATTGCTTGCTAACTTGCTACGTCATTTGTTCATGTGAGGCAGGATTACTGAAGGATTTCTAATCTTTACGTCATTAGGTCTCTGGTGTAGTGCTGTCTCATTCGCAATGATTGGTTACAAAGTTTTGATTTACAATAAAAACCGACATTGTTTGATCATACAAATAATCACACTTTTACAAACTCTattccaatttatatttttttaaagaagtttacATGTGATAAAATAAACACCAAAAATTATACGTCCCTTTTTGTGGCGTTGATACGTTCGTGTGACGCACAGTTCAGAACTCTATAAAGTTGCACTGGTGAACTGTCGTAGATTTAAAAAGGCCccggtggccgagtggtctagtAATTACTACTGTAATccctagccagtcaacactgatgtTGTAAGTTCGAATCCCGTTCAtgcgggtgcactcgactccaattTCAATTGACTAGgttttgtcagttttcctatcaaaggtCGGTGGTATTCCCCAGGCACTCTAgattcctccaccaataaaaactggccgccacgaaAAATCCGAAATGCGGTGCtcaaaagtggcgttaaaacaccaaaaatcaaatcaaataaaaaaatcaatttaattggAAGTTTCCATGGCTTTTCTGTGGTTTACATGTAGTAATGTACTATTATATTACTTAATTATGTATTTTACTGCCTTGagtgttcttttatttatttgtactgtatccCTGTCACGTAATGTTGTCACTTAAACGGTATTGTATACGTTGCTATAtgagcgggaggtttggctaaccaataaaccaggttcaacacatcttttctttcttaaaatttcCTGTTTCAGTCATAAagatggcagttgttatcaaatagtccatttctatgtatgtttacctttatatttgtaaaagttgagtgtttctgttgttccgttgtttttcttttaatagttTGATTTATTTCGCTTAATCGATCGATGTCTACTGTACAGCAgtataatactgttgcctttattcagtACCTTTATTCAGTAAGTTGTTGACTTAACATGTAAATAattggaacaaactgtgcccctctacttgccgacttgtttctttattattactGGCTTCATGAAGGAACTTCTAAGGAAGAAATACAAGAAGTTGGCAATATCCTTTAATATCTACTTtctgctatatagatgatgttcttcactaaataattcaaaattggtgactatgtggaacgcatctatcccatcgaactcaagataaaggatactacagatacagttaagtcgacctcatatcttgacttacatctagaaattgacaatgagagtcgattaaaaacaaaactttacgacaaaagagatgattgcAGCTTTCTTATTGTacactttccatttctaagtatcaacattccagcagcacctgcatacggggtatatatctcccattTGAAACGAtgttcccgtgcttgcatttcctatcatgattttcttgatagagggttgctgctcacaaggaagctattaaaccaagagtttcaaatggtaaagttgaaatcatcccttcgtaaattttacggacgccatcacgagttggttgaccgttatggaataaccgtctaacaaatgatatcggatatgttacATGCGTCGTAACTTCAATCTCCTCCCcattcatgaatgtgacctaccgaattagacttttacCGGATtagttatcacataagcaacacaacggatgccacatgtggagcaggatctgcttacccttccggagcacctgagatcattgtattttttggtggggttcgtattgtttattttttaattttctatgttgtgtcatgcatgtcatgtgtacttatgtttgtctatttgtctttttcatctttagccatgacgttgtcagtttattttggattattgagtttgactgtccctttggtatctttcgtacctcttttacatgtaaatgaaatatattatgatatatgCGAAAGATACGTCATGGATACATCATCGaaataaacttgttttgtaACTACTAATATCAAcctttatttactattttgatttgaacttaaatcagtttaaaattgtttgaccCACAATGTTTACCGGAAACTTCACcgatcaacaaaaaataaattgatgtaCGATGTTGAGGGGTTATCATGAAAACAAATTCCCTAAACGAAATCGATGTAAGAGTTTTACCTTGATGCACATAAATGCATAACTAGAGCTCTGATGGAaaattttctcattggcaatcatacctcatcatTTTAAGTTGACAAATAAAGAAACAACGAGATATTGTAGACTATGATTATGTTCAGAAGAATGATTCGCGTAGTGATATACGGatagacaaacaatattttgagTTGCAATCATAAcctttttttcatgttttatctTTATGTTTCTATTATATAAGATACCAGTTTGCGGGTGTGGGCACATTTGTGTATGATTGACTGGTTCATgacatatttgtataaaatgttcTGGCACATGGCATTATTAGTATGCATAGGCTTTTGATTTTTGGCACACAGGGGCAATACACCGGGATAATGTGTTGCttattattacaaaaatgaatgaTAAAGGTAAGTGCGTTGACATATTACGTATCTTGTTGGTAATCATCTCAAGTCACATCAATAGAATtaggaatggaaatggggaatgtatcaaagagacaacaacccgaccatagaacaaaggtcaccaacaggtcttcaatgtaacgagaaattcccaaacccggaggcgtccttcagctggcccctaaacaaatatatactagttcagagaAAATGAACACTCAAGTACTTTCAAATATGGAAACCTTTATTATACCAAACTGTTTCGACTTGCACGTGTTTGGAATATAATGGAATTAGGTGTGAGAGGTTAATCTAGCTTCTTGTATACTATCAGGTTGAATACCCCTTTATCTGCATATGACAATCCCTGTACTAAttcagtaatatgacagttactattcattcgtttggtgtgtttgagcttttgattgtCCCATTTAATAACTTAAAGGGACTTTTCATTTTACTCGGAGTtactttttttgtgattttactttttggagtCAATTATGAGATTCATATCGGCAACATTCATTTAAATACTTTTGCTATACTGGCTACATTTTTGATAAGTAAACACGCTCGCATAGAAACTGTCAAGAAATATGTTCATTAATCCTTTCAATACTATTGCTGTAAGCATTTTGTGACACGGTTTCATATAGGATTGTTTTTGTTATGGCCGCCAGTTTGATCTATACGGTACTACTCAGATGATAAATTTCattgaatgttaaaatttttcaccaattttttcaaatgtaaattgttATAAGTGTCCTATATTGCAAGGTTATTACTGAACTTATAACTACAAGAAGAGAAGATTTGTTTGAGACATTACGATCGCTATGTTTGTTCTACACGCTCTAACGTTCGGAGATATGTCGGAGTAAGTGAATTTTGAAAGATAAACGTAATTATTGTCGttgcaatttgaaaatattcatgatCATCAGTGTTAGGTAAATCgtattatcttcttttttttttttacgttagATGTATGTggcttttatttaaaatttcttctAGTATAGTCAATACACTtccttttgtttataaaacCTTCACTTTTTGGATTGAGCATTTAACATGAGGTTCAGTCCAAAGTACATGGTTAATCATTCTgcattttaaatgatttatcatctaattgtattgttttatgtgttgttaaaatatgttattcaaaTTAGGTCCGATCAAAATGAAGTCTTTAATTGTCCATTGTTTATAAGTTTAGTCGTACAAATGTGTTTTACCCAAACTCTTGTTAACGCACTGTGTTTTAGTTGTGTAACCATaagacaaaaattgaaatataaaatatgaaacagtGAATGCCTTCATTATATTCAAATCACCGAAAATGGGGGATAAGAAtacagttattttattttaacccGAACATTCTGTATGTGACTATCCCAAAGGAAGTACCATGgattaaaattgtcaatttttatgtcatttagtctctggtAGAAaattgtatcattggcaatcattcctcatctttttccgacgtagtcccgacgtagtcggtatagtttcggtttttGCACTTTAAACTTAAGGACGCTTCACTATGACAACAGactacgcatgctcgaaaatcctttctgtgattggacaaaatgctgtactggtgggtgatttggttgtgtttgaagaaacgtctcgaaaattatatcgtgatggaaagcaagttaaaaactataaatatttgaactagatcttacaaagatttatatttttattaaaataattgtttctccaatagaTCTTTGCATcaatgacagctgtttattcgggacaatgatataattatataatttttaatgtaaactttgttgtacgaacgtacatgacttttagaacgcacctacgcatgtgaaatttccgcggggttttggtgaatgtaaacagaaagaaactacttatactaccaatagtttctagctttgttaactatgaattaagtttaatgtaaacagtagtaaatgtatatttgtttctttatatttgcactagattttttgacaaataaaacttttaggtgtcatcacaatattcttatatattattgccttaatataacaagccttagtaaagaatttcttgtagttacattcagatggagattttattaaagaggttctgcatcattaagtcattgtgcttctgaaggttattgaaatgatagttttaaaatacatgtatactcaaatttaaaaacgtcggatatcttttttaaagatagttcttgttttatatttggtgcatgtatatatatgatgcagatatttgataatttacaTTAGTCTGCTGTTCTCTGCTTAACATTTGATTAGTCAGTTCGAAGGTTTTGGTCTGCATAATTGCACATAGGTAGTGTATGAAATGATATTGATTACTTACAGGAACGTTATTCAGCAAAACAAGCGTTGTTGACATACTACAATTATCCCCTATCTCCTTATTGGAAAAGAAAACCATAAAATACACCTTTCAAAGGACACAGCTGCTTGtcaatcaaatcaaaagaaGACAAGAATTGATATCCGAGTAAACATAGTACCAGGACTATAGCACATCAGTTGTATTCATTCATAATATGGTAAGATCTGCGGGAAATCATCCTGCACACTATatacagtttacattttaagatCACTTATCTAAATAACACAATCGAATTCAATCTTTGCCTGTACCCAGTCAGAAATGTGACatttccattcgtttaatgtgtgtTAGcgtttgattttaccatttgactAAGGAAGTtccgttttgaatatttctcggagttcggtattttttttttatttgacttttttaagacaaacaaaattaactgtagcgaaaaataattttctttttcccttctattttttattttcatcttatACTAGAATAATTAGtacattatattaaaatattttgtatggtCTGACagaaatataacaaaagttaaaatttaCTTAATTCATACAATCGAACTTCAAAAATGGTTTCATATCTGAATCAGAAGCACCATTATATGAATCAACGTACATATGAGGATAATCGGATGTGACTTTTATCATCCCAGAACATTCCTTATACCTTGATTGCGATACCAGACAACTTGGTTTACACAGTTTACCATAGGAGTCGTATGCTCTTACAAATGCTTTTGTTTCTCCAGACACTGGATTCTCAAAGGCAATACTACCAACTGATTCAGAAGTGAGTGTTCGTTCGTCTACAGTAATGTATTCCGTATGTCTACCACGATAGGAGAATCCATCAGTTTGAAATGTTATGTTGAATGTCCTTTGATTTTGGTCTAGTGTATGTagtttgtcatgtttgtttgtAATTGCAATTGGGGCCACAGCCCAATTGTCTAAGTTATATGGGATCcaatttaatgaattattatttcccatCTCTTGTCTCAGATGCATATCTATATCAAAAGTAATTCTGACATTATTACTTGCAAACCTTTGATCAATTGATCTACGTTGACGACTCTTAGTTCTAGGATCTACGATACGTGCTTTAAATTTTCGTGTAAGTTTTGGAGCCTTGTTAGCTCTAGTTTTCTGTTGGTCTACTTTTAAATCAAATCCGGAGGGAACTCCTCCTTCACTATCAGCTGCAGGTCCGGCTAAGGTTCGAATATTGGGGTTTATATTTCTAACAGGTTCTACAGTTTGAACACTCTGTGGTATTCTAATCTTTCGCCCACCCTGGTACCAGTTTCTAACACTTTTAAATCCATCTTCATTCCTAAAATCGTATCTAGATCTTGCAACACATGCCCTCTTCTTTctatcacaaaataaaaatcctTTTTTCGCTCTTccacaattatttttacaagaCGGAGCAGGTTCATATCTGTAAATGTTACGTGTAAATGAGTTACTGTATCcatcactatttttttttggtggtttCAAATTATCCATAATTCTACTTGGTGAATGGTACGTGTCAGTTGTTGGTGGATAATCAGTTTCTGAATTTATTCCAAATCTTTTTTGTC
This is a stretch of genomic DNA from Mytilus trossulus isolate FHL-02 chromosome 6, PNRI_Mtr1.1.1.hap1, whole genome shotgun sequence. It encodes these proteins:
- the LOC134721806 gene encoding tyrosinase-like protein, giving the protein MASYFLFLFLIPASALIMEDTVPPMLEECYSGQVHKNITPYEVQTSCLESFLGQMYKNTSTLRLGKEAYAWLDSLGRDIHIRLRRQSRGRNNQYNRNIMRVRKEIRTLSEDEREDFFDAVRALKADKSVNPNQYDVLALMHQGDAVDSAHGGPNFVSWHRYYLLLFENALRTKKRRVTLPYWDSTLDHLMDKPEDTILFTEIFLGNPKGIVYSGPFALWNTPTDPPTILRRDIPGLLSSLINPQTLQQVFKKKYHREILSPTNVEDDANLEYHHDGVHVWVGGEDGHMGGVYTSPMDPVFFLHHCYIDYLWEQFRQRQKRFGINSETDYPPTTDTYHSPSRIMDNLKPPKKNSDGYSNSFTRNIYRYEPAPSCKNNCGRAKKGFLFCDRKKRACVARSRYDFRNEDGFKSVRNWYQGGRKIRIPQSVQTVEPVRNINPNIRTLAGPAADSEGGVPSGFDLKVDQQKTRANKAPKLTRKFKARIVDPRTKSRQRRSIDQRFASNNVRITFDIDMHLRQEMGNNNSLNWIPYNLDNWAVAPIAITNKHDKLHTLDQNQRTFNITFQTDGFSYRGRHTEYITVDERTLTSESVGSIAFENPVSGETKAFVRAYDSYGKLCKPSCLVSQSRYKECSGMIKVTSDYPHMYVDSYNGASDSDMKPFLKFDCMN